A stretch of the Vulcanisaeta souniana JCM 11219 genome encodes the following:
- the yjjX gene encoding inosine/xanthosine triphosphatase: MIPVALGSRNPNKVRGTELAFRLAGFRVNVISVEPPNDLSPEPIGLSEIINGAVKRARYAINMVQSADFGVGIEAGILRIEGFNEGIDVTIASIIDSDGEITLGMSPGFMVPKRFMNKVLQGIELNNVVSGYYGEPNLGRRYGLVGALTRRFIDRVVLNTEAVYMALIPRMPWNTELFRGS; encoded by the coding sequence GTGATACCCGTAGCCCTTGGTTCCAGAAACCCGAATAAGGTAAGGGGCACGGAATTAGCGTTTAGGCTTGCTGGTTTCAGGGTTAATGTAATTTCAGTTGAGCCACCCAATGATTTATCCCCTGAACCCATTGGTCTTAGTGAAATCATTAACGGGGCCGTCAAGAGGGCTAGGTATGCGATCAACATGGTGCAGAGCGCCGACTTCGGTGTTGGCATTGAGGCTGGAATACTTAGGATTGAAGGCTTTAATGAGGGCATTGATGTGACCATCGCTTCAATAATCGATAGTGACGGTGAAATAACCCTGGGCATGAGCCCTGGGTTTATGGTACCTAAAAGGTTCATGAACAAAGTATTACAGGGAATCGAGTTGAATAATGTCGTTAGTGGGTATTATGGCGAACCCAACCTGGGTAGGAGGTATGGATTGGTTGGTGCGCTAACGAGGAGGTTCATAGATAGGGTCGTGCTTAATACAGAGGCCGTATACATGGCATTGATACCCAGGATGCCGTGGAATACGGAATTATTTAGAGGTTCATAA
- a CDS encoding 30S ribosomal protein S11: protein MQLPEIKPTQISGAKKLRWGVAYVYSSYNNTIIIITDLTGAETVARVSGGQVVKADRDKPSPYAAMMAAYKAAQIAMSRGINAVHIKVKAPGGYGPKTPGPGAAAAIRALARAGLIIGRIEDVTPIPTDTIRPPGGRRGRRV, encoded by the coding sequence ATGCAGTTACCCGAGATAAAGCCAACGCAGATTAGTGGGGCTAAGAAGCTTAGGTGGGGCGTCGCATATGTCTACTCCAGTTATAACAATACTATTATAATAATCACTGATTTAACTGGTGCCGAGACCGTAGCGAGGGTTAGTGGTGGACAAGTGGTTAAGGCTGACAGGGATAAACCAAGTCCGTATGCGGCAATGATGGCTGCGTACAAGGCCGCACAGATAGCCATGAGCAGGGGTATTAATGCAGTGCACATAAAGGTTAAGGCACCTGGTGGCTACGGCCCTAAGACGCCAGGTCCTGGCGCGGCAGCTGCAATTAGGGCTTTGGCTAGGGCTGGTTTGATAATTGGTCGCATTGAGGATGTGACACCAATACCGACAGATACCATTAGGCCACCTGGAGGCAGACGCGGCAGGAGGGTATAA
- the ribH gene encoding 6,7-dimethyl-8-ribityllumazine synthase — MADRVRLAIVVAEFNYDVTYLMLQKALEHARFLGAEVTYVAKVPGTYDMPIAVKELLAKDDVDAVAAIGAVIQGETKHDEVVAQQTARKLMDLSVDYGKPVGMGIIGPGANRMQALERAEEYARRAVEATIKLARRVSQLRTAKYSGTTLYIE, encoded by the coding sequence ATGGCGGATAGGGTTAGGCTTGCGATTGTGGTTGCGGAGTTTAACTACGACGTTACGTACTTAATGCTTCAAAAGGCCCTTGAGCACGCCAGATTCCTCGGTGCTGAGGTCACCTACGTGGCCAAGGTGCCGGGTACATACGACATGCCCATAGCCGTTAAAGAGCTCTTAGCTAAGGATGATGTTGACGCCGTTGCCGCCATAGGTGCTGTGATACAGGGCGAGACTAAGCATGATGAGGTTGTTGCTCAGCAAACCGCTAGGAAGTTGATGGATCTATCCGTGGACTACGGCAAGCCCGTCGGCATGGGAATAATCGGTCCTGGAGCTAATAGGATGCAAGCGCTGGAGAGGGCTGAGGAGTATGCAAGGAGGGCTGTGGAGGCCACCATAAAGCTTGCGAGAAGGGTATCTCAACTAAGGACTGCTAAGTACTCAGGGACTACCCTCTATATTGAGTGA
- a CDS encoding AAA family ATPase, with protein MPISRRLIDFLSRIRGLSIMGFTIEFSELTKDVSIPSLFDAINEWVSPEGKHLVVIIDEVQELNKMRGYSLLPIFAYVYDSLRNIPFVFAGSKVGTLYNYLSLNDPDSPLYGRYIEIIELKPFTHEQPLGFLRREFSRAGIIVSEDLIGKAMDELDGVVGWLSLFGLTYISNPGPEALDRTIGIASGIVEEEFCNFARLWVQGGMCQ; from the coding sequence TTGCCAATTAGCCGAAGATTGATTGATTTCCTAAGTAGGATTAGGGGTTTATCAATAATGGGTTTCACTATAGAGTTCAGTGAATTGACTAAGGATGTATCAATCCCATCACTATTTGATGCCATTAATGAATGGGTATCACCAGAAGGTAAACACTTGGTTGTGATAATTGATGAGGTACAGGAGTTGAATAAAATGAGGGGTTATAGTTTACTGCCGATATTCGCCTACGTCTATGACAGTCTGAGAAATATTCCCTTCGTATTCGCCGGATCAAAGGTCGGTACGCTTTACAATTATCTAAGTCTCAATGACCCTGACTCACCACTGTACGGTAGATACATTGAAATAATTGAATTAAAGCCATTCACGCATGAGCAGCCACTGGGCTTCTTAAGGCGTGAGTTTAGCAGGGCAGGCATTATTGTTAGCGAGGATCTAATTGGTAAAGCCATGGATGAGTTAGATGGCGTTGTTGGTTGGTTATCATTATTTGGACTTACATACATTAGTAATCCAGGCCCCGAGGCTCTTGATAGGACTATAGGTATTGCCTCGGGTATTGTTGAAGAGGAGTTTTGTAACTTCGCTAGGCTATGGGTTCAAGGAGGTATGTGCCAATAA
- a CDS encoding 50S ribosomal protein L14e, which yields MPRVFDIGRVCVKVAGREAGRKCVIVDIKDENFVIVTGPRTLTGVKRRAVNVKHIEPTEYKVNVKRGASDEEVLKAIEEANLVDYMKQAIKPKLTMVPTQQ from the coding sequence ATGCCTAGGGTCTTCGATATTGGCAGGGTATGCGTGAAGGTGGCGGGTAGAGAAGCAGGTAGGAAGTGCGTCATTGTGGACATTAAGGATGAAAACTTCGTAATAGTCACCGGGCCAAGGACACTCACGGGTGTCAAGAGGAGGGCGGTCAACGTCAAGCACATCGAACCAACAGAGTATAAGGTGAATGTCAAGAGGGGTGCCAGCGACGAAGAGGTACTCAAGGCAATAGAGGAAGCTAACCTAGTTGACTACATGAAGCAAGCGATCAAGCCAAAGCTGACAATGGTACCAACACAGCAGTAG
- the radA gene encoding DNA repair and recombination protein RadA, translating to MPKGRKRVEEEQQEVEEEKEEEPIEEAEDTGEEEGSKEGAGTVVTATVSGGYPVIDVEEIEGVGRVTAQKLREAGYNTARDVAFASVKELSDILGSEDRAKQIIASAQKLIGLTPFITAYELYEKRRGIRRISTGVRALDELLGGGIETKAITELVGEFGSGKTQLCHQLSIMVQLPEDKGGLKAKALYVDTENTFRPERIMQIAKYRGLDPQEALRNILYARAYNSDHQMMIVEESKKIIEKENIGLIVIDSLVAHFRSEYPGRENLAERQQKLNHHIAQLLRIADIYNAAVVVTNQVVAQPDVFFGNPLKPAGGNVIAHGATYRVWLRKGKENVRIAKIFDSPYHPEREVTFRITEEGVVD from the coding sequence ATGCCAAAGGGGAGGAAGAGAGTGGAGGAGGAACAGCAGGAAGTTGAGGAGGAGAAGGAGGAGGAACCCATTGAGGAAGCAGAGGACACTGGTGAGGAGGAGGGCAGCAAGGAAGGCGCCGGTACTGTCGTCACAGCAACCGTCAGTGGTGGTTATCCAGTCATTGATGTTGAGGAGATTGAGGGCGTTGGAAGAGTCACGGCACAGAAGCTCAGGGAGGCTGGCTATAACACGGCTAGGGACGTTGCCTTTGCAAGCGTTAAGGAGCTATCCGACATACTGGGTAGCGAGGATAGGGCCAAGCAGATTATTGCATCTGCACAGAAGCTCATTGGCTTAACACCATTCATAACTGCCTACGAGCTTTACGAGAAGAGGAGGGGCATCAGGAGGATTAGCACTGGCGTTAGGGCGCTGGATGAGTTGCTTGGTGGCGGCATTGAGACCAAGGCCATTACGGAGCTGGTCGGTGAATTCGGCAGCGGTAAGACCCAACTCTGCCATCAATTGAGCATAATGGTTCAATTGCCTGAGGATAAGGGTGGCCTGAAGGCTAAGGCTTTGTATGTTGATACCGAGAATACCTTTAGGCCCGAGAGGATCATGCAGATAGCCAAGTACAGGGGTTTGGACCCGCAGGAGGCCCTTAGGAACATTCTCTACGCCAGGGCCTACAACAGTGATCACCAAATGATGATTGTTGAGGAGAGTAAGAAGATCATTGAGAAGGAGAACATTGGCCTAATAGTCATTGACTCATTGGTAGCCCACTTCAGGAGTGAGTACCCGGGCAGGGAGAACCTAGCCGAGAGACAGCAGAAGCTCAACCACCACATAGCCCAACTACTCAGGATCGCCGACATATACAACGCAGCCGTAGTCGTCACAAACCAAGTGGTTGCGCAGCCGGACGTCTTCTTCGGAAACCCCCTTAAGCCCGCTGGTGGTAATGTGATCGCCCATGGCGCAACGTACAGGGTTTGGCTGAGGAAGGGTAAGGAGAATGTCAGGATCGCCAAGATATTCGACTCGCCATACCACCCAGAGAGGGAGGTTACCTTTAGGATCACTGAGGAGGGCGTCGTTGATTAA
- the deoC gene encoding deoxyribose-phosphate aldolase: MNIIGLIDNTYLRPYGTTRDIEALIEDTARYGAYSITINPVFLRYAREYMARKGYTFKVVAVVDFPFGAGTTEARIDAIKRYSRYADELDIVAPIGLVKSGLWGEIEHDINTVVETAHREGKIIKVIVEDAYTTREEKLELYRIVMQSGADFVKTSTGFEERSYAERLGNKTGAQLENVRLMAELSRRYNPRVGIKVAGGVRTYQQVLELMSAAEREPDPMRFRVGTSHLVSIVENMESAY; this comes from the coding sequence ATGAATATCATAGGTTTAATAGATAATACGTACCTGAGGCCATACGGCACAACCAGGGATATCGAGGCATTAATCGAGGATACGGCCAGGTACGGCGCATACTCAATAACCATAAACCCAGTATTCCTTAGGTACGCCAGGGAGTACATGGCACGTAAGGGCTATACCTTCAAGGTGGTTGCTGTGGTTGACTTCCCATTTGGCGCCGGCACAACGGAGGCCAGGATAGACGCCATTAAGCGCTACTCACGGTACGCCGACGAACTTGATATCGTAGCCCCAATAGGCCTTGTTAAGTCTGGGCTTTGGGGTGAGATTGAGCATGATATAAACACTGTGGTTGAGACCGCCCATAGGGAGGGCAAGATCATTAAGGTAATAGTTGAGGACGCCTACACGACTAGGGAGGAGAAGCTCGAACTCTATAGGATTGTGATGCAGTCTGGGGCGGACTTCGTAAAGACGAGTACTGGGTTTGAGGAGAGGAGTTACGCGGAGAGACTTGGTAATAAGACCGGGGCTCAGTTGGAGAATGTGAGGCTCATGGCTGAGCTATCTAGGAGGTATAATCCGAGGGTTGGGATTAAGGTTGCGGGTGGTGTTAGGACTTACCAGCAGGTTCTTGAGTTGATGAGTGCAGCAGAGAGGGAACCCGACCCCATGAGGTTTAGGGTTGGCACTAGCCACTTGGTGAGTATTGTTGAGAATATGGAGAGTGCTTACTAG
- a CDS encoding DUF998 domain-containing protein produces MGVIAAVTAWLVIAVSVSVNPWFIFTKNAFSDLGGPHAADPWIYNYGLITASIFIDLYSINLLLLSRNKVEDFASALVFVSGLFLALIGIYHEGTQPHVFVSTWFFAQMDMAIITWGIGSLIARDRRLGLFSLFLGIMAPVIALIIPWPSAATVEAYGITVIDSWVAIMTYLDARHLIR; encoded by the coding sequence ATGGGTGTTATTGCAGCCGTGACTGCCTGGCTCGTCATTGCAGTAAGCGTGAGTGTTAATCCATGGTTCATTTTCACGAAAAACGCCTTCAGCGACCTGGGCGGTCCCCATGCCGCTGACCCCTGGATCTACAACTATGGATTAATAACAGCATCGATCTTCATAGACCTATACTCAATAAACCTACTCCTGCTATCCAGGAATAAGGTTGAGGACTTTGCCTCAGCCCTAGTATTCGTCTCAGGCCTATTCCTTGCACTGATAGGTATTTACCACGAGGGAACCCAGCCCCATGTATTCGTATCAACTTGGTTCTTCGCCCAGATGGATATGGCAATAATCACATGGGGCATTGGTTCGTTAATCGCTAGGGATAGGAGGTTAGGTCTGTTTTCATTGTTTCTCGGTATAATGGCACCCGTAATAGCGTTGATCATTCCATGGCCCTCAGCGGCCACCGTGGAGGCCTATGGAATTACCGTGATAGATTCCTGGGTAGCCATAATGACGTACCTAGATGCCAGGCACTTAATTAGGTAA
- a CDS encoding mandelate racemase/muconate lactonizing enzyme family protein — MSEPTIKSVRVLTVMGNFEWPIVKVELSNGLVGYGECHRGPGIKEVLRRAEELIRGREVNVEYLLRLVRKHIPNSEWGVVNNAISGLETALWDLKGKLTGLPVYELLGGRVRDRVAVYADLHAGAGITETGGKRWVELASTEVAYNVENYVRRAREAMGMGFRYIKFDVDVPENMMETEFDRTVGMKVVKFVTSFIGGVRDAVKYDVDIMIDGHWAFSVPTALAIARELARYDVFWFEDPVPPENIDAMMEVRLKSPVPIATGEKLYRLSQFRELIGKGATDIIHPDVQRLGGLLEMKKIAYLAEEYYVPVAIHNISSPIGTMANAHVAATIGDFIAIEWHAIDLPWWPDMVREGMIIRDGHIIPPKRPGLGVELNERVAIDHAKDQGEVKEFLQ; from the coding sequence ATGAGCGAACCAACCATTAAGTCTGTTAGGGTTTTGACGGTTATGGGGAATTTCGAGTGGCCCATTGTTAAGGTTGAGCTTAGTAATGGGCTCGTTGGCTATGGCGAGTGCCACAGAGGTCCAGGCATTAAGGAGGTCCTGAGAAGGGCCGAGGAGTTGATTAGGGGTAGGGAGGTTAACGTCGAGTACTTACTAAGGCTCGTCAGGAAGCACATACCGAATTCCGAGTGGGGCGTTGTTAATAACGCAATAAGCGGCTTGGAGACAGCCCTCTGGGACTTGAAGGGTAAGTTAACGGGACTCCCGGTCTATGAACTACTCGGTGGTAGGGTTAGGGATAGGGTCGCTGTTTACGCGGACCTGCACGCTGGTGCTGGTATTACTGAGACCGGTGGTAAGAGGTGGGTTGAGCTGGCCAGTACTGAGGTTGCCTACAACGTTGAGAATTATGTAAGGAGGGCCAGGGAGGCGATGGGCATGGGATTTAGGTACATTAAGTTTGATGTTGATGTGCCGGAGAACATGATGGAGACCGAGTTCGATAGGACAGTGGGCATGAAGGTCGTTAAGTTCGTTACATCATTCATAGGTGGCGTCAGGGATGCTGTTAAGTATGATGTTGATATAATGATTGATGGGCACTGGGCCTTCAGTGTGCCCACGGCTTTAGCCATAGCCAGGGAATTGGCTAGGTATGATGTCTTTTGGTTCGAGGACCCGGTACCGCCTGAGAACATCGATGCCATGATGGAGGTTAGGCTCAAGTCGCCTGTGCCCATAGCCACTGGCGAGAAGTTGTATAGGCTTTCACAATTCAGGGAGTTAATTGGCAAGGGGGCCACTGATATTATACACCCAGACGTTCAGAGGCTCGGTGGTTTACTGGAGATGAAGAAGATCGCCTACCTAGCAGAGGAGTACTATGTACCGGTTGCAATACATAACATCTCAAGCCCAATAGGGACAATGGCCAACGCGCACGTGGCAGCCACCATAGGGGACTTCATAGCCATTGAGTGGCACGCTATTGATTTACCCTGGTGGCCCGACATGGTTAGGGAGGGTATGATAATTAGGGACGGCCACATAATACCGCCAAAGAGGCCTGGTCTCGGAGTTGAACTAAACGAGAGGGTAGCCATCGATCACGCTAAGGATCAAGGTGAAGTTAAGGAATTTCTCCAATAA
- a CDS encoding GNAT family N-acetyltransferase has translation MDCDGSITVLIGSKELMGSAEQILRDFFGSAYRYARAVVDYGVGSVALAIVNGSSVGAAVYYGINVGSVRLCIIYYIAVAEKCRGLGIGKILMSTIEEICADSDVYIATTWLGNEPADKLYKSLGYVGYTWGELRRLIGRRAVDRLLRATCGYDDDVAYVKPVVNDSDVLSTLKRIAEGDGDINRLWRETCIGVWLRLRGNTH, from the coding sequence ATGGACTGCGACGGATCGATCACGGTACTCATAGGTAGTAAGGAGTTAATGGGTTCCGCCGAGCAGATATTGAGGGATTTCTTTGGCTCAGCCTATAGGTATGCAAGGGCCGTTGTTGATTATGGCGTCGGCTCAGTGGCGTTGGCAATAGTCAATGGCTCAAGCGTGGGCGCCGCTGTTTATTATGGCATCAACGTTGGCTCCGTCAGGCTGTGCATCATTTACTACATAGCCGTTGCTGAAAAATGCAGGGGCTTGGGTATTGGCAAGATCTTGATGAGCACCATCGAGGAGATCTGCGCTGACTCCGATGTATATATTGCAACTACGTGGCTTGGTAATGAACCTGCCGATAAGCTCTACAAATCGTTGGGTTACGTTGGTTACACTTGGGGTGAGCTCAGGAGGCTCATTGGAAGGAGGGCTGTTGATAGGTTACTCAGGGCTACCTGTGGTTATGATGATGACGTGGCCTACGTGAAGCCCGTCGTTAATGATAGTGATGTATTGAGCACACTCAAGCGCATTGCTGAGGGGGATGGTGATATTAATAGGCTTTGGCGCGAGACCTGCATAGGCGTATGGTTAAGGTTAAGAGGCAACACTCACTAG